A genomic segment from Betaproteobacteria bacterium encodes:
- the rdgB gene encoding RdgB/HAM1 family non-canonical purine NTP pyrophosphatase — translation MRHGLARVVVASGNPGKLRELNALLQPLGIEAMAQRLLGVAETEEPHPTFVENALAKARNAARHTGLPSLADDSGILADALGGEPGVHSARYAGEPKSDQRNNRKLIEMLRHAPTRAAHYYCVIVLMRHADDPQPLVAEGFWHGQIVLQPRGGGGFGYDPYFLLPELGLTAAELDAEHKNRISHRGQALAMLASRLSRS, via the coding sequence ATGAGGCACGGTCTGGCGCGCGTGGTGGTGGCCTCGGGCAATCCCGGCAAGCTGCGCGAGCTTAACGCGCTGTTGCAGCCGCTCGGCATCGAAGCGATGGCGCAGCGCTTGCTGGGTGTTGCGGAAACCGAGGAGCCGCACCCGACTTTCGTCGAGAACGCGCTCGCCAAGGCGCGCAATGCCGCGCGCCATACGGGGCTGCCCTCGCTTGCCGACGATTCCGGGATCCTGGCCGATGCGCTCGGCGGCGAGCCGGGCGTGCACTCGGCACGCTATGCCGGCGAACCGAAATCCGACCAGCGCAACAACCGCAAGCTCATCGAGATGCTTCGCCACGCGCCGACCCGCGCGGCGCACTACTATTGCGTGATCGTGCTGATGCGCCATGCCGACGATCCGCAGCCGCTGGTTGCCGAGGGATTCTGGCACGGCCAGATCGTGCTGCAGCCGCGCGGCGGTGGCGGGTTCGGCTACGACCCGTATTTTCTGCTGCCCGAGCTCGGTCTCACAGCGGCCGAGCTCGACGCCGAGCACAAAAATCGCATCAGCCACCGCGGCCAGGCACTCGCCATGCTGGCATCCCGGTTGAGCAGGTCGTGA
- a CDS encoding oxygen-independent coproporphyrinogen III oxidase-like protein has translation MAPASILLDAPNTASGAKHMARGPRFASLPPLSLYVHVPWCVRKCPYCDFNSHELRASLPEREYVDALTADLEQFLPRIWGRPVYTIFFGGGTPSLFSPQAIDAVLQAVRARVRLDATAEITLEANPGTADAGHFEGYRAAGVNRLSIGVQSFDDAKLAALGRIHDGRQARQAIELAQRHFANVNIDLMYALPSQTAVNALADIEAAIAIGPTHISAYHLTIEPNTLFHRFPPPVPDDDAAAEMQDAIEARLAQAGYENYETSAFARPGCRCAHNLNYWRFGDYLGIGAGAHSKISFPERIVREMKHKHPRQYMAQAAEGAVQEAHEVPARDLPFEFMMNALRMTDGFALRLYEERTGLPLTSVLSLLDAAERDGLIERDHLAVRPSARGRRFLNDLLQRFLPIEGSESG, from the coding sequence ATGGCTCCCGCATCCATTCTCCTCGATGCGCCTAACACCGCTTCGGGTGCGAAGCACATGGCGCGCGGACCGCGGTTTGCATCGTTGCCGCCGCTCTCGCTCTACGTCCACGTTCCCTGGTGCGTGCGCAAGTGCCCATACTGCGATTTCAACTCGCACGAGCTGCGCGCTTCGTTACCCGAGCGCGAGTACGTGGATGCGCTGACCGCGGACCTGGAGCAGTTCCTTCCCCGCATTTGGGGCCGGCCCGTCTACACGATCTTTTTCGGCGGCGGCACGCCGAGCCTGTTTTCGCCACAGGCGATCGATGCCGTGCTGCAAGCGGTTCGTGCGCGCGTACGCCTCGACGCGACCGCCGAGATCACGCTCGAGGCCAATCCCGGAACGGCCGACGCCGGACACTTCGAGGGTTACCGCGCGGCGGGCGTGAACCGGTTGTCGATCGGCGTGCAAAGCTTCGATGACGCGAAACTCGCGGCGCTCGGGCGCATTCACGATGGCCGGCAGGCGCGCCAGGCGATCGAACTGGCGCAGCGCCACTTTGCCAACGTGAACATCGACCTCATGTATGCACTGCCCAGCCAAACTGCGGTCAATGCGCTCGCCGACATCGAGGCGGCGATTGCGATCGGTCCGACGCATATTTCGGCCTATCACCTGACCATCGAACCCAACACGCTATTTCACCGCTTCCCCCCGCCGGTGCCGGACGACGATGCCGCCGCCGAGATGCAGGACGCGATCGAGGCGCGTCTGGCACAGGCCGGCTACGAGAATTACGAAACGTCCGCCTTCGCCCGCCCGGGGTGTCGCTGCGCGCACAATCTCAACTACTGGCGCTTCGGCGACTACCTCGGCATCGGCGCCGGCGCGCACAGCAAGATCTCGTTTCCCGAGCGAATCGTGCGCGAAATGAAGCATAAGCACCCGCGGCAGTACATGGCGCAGGCGGCCGAGGGCGCGGTCCAGGAAGCGCATGAAGTGCCGGCACGCGATCTGCCGTTCGAGTTCATGATGAATGCGTTGCGCATGACGGACGGCTTCGCGCTGCGGTTGTACGAGGAGCGCACGGGCTTGCCGCTCACGTCGGTCCTGAGCCTGCTGGATGCTGCGGAGCGAGACGGTCTCATCGAGCGCGACCATCTCGCGGTACGGCCGAGCGCACGCGGCAGGCGCTTTCTCAACGATCTGCTGCAACGCTTCCTGCCTATTGAAGGTTCGGAAAGTGGCTGA
- a CDS encoding tripartite tricarboxylate transporter substrate binding protein yields the protein MQRLPQQTAYEEENNMRFVLVASSIALLSCSLPAAAQDYPSRPIKVVVPVAAGGSPDVLARLIGERIRPRLGQPFVVDNRAGAGQMIGSDLVAKAAPDGYTIMLPTATFTGSAAIQPKLPFDPVNDLTGVAMVGVGPFLVIVHPSVPVKNIKELIALAKSRPGQVNYGSAGAGSVIHFAAEVFAAETGIEIVHVPYRSGAPAVAAAVAGEVPMVFMSLPSAWAQVKANRLRAIAVTSPQRSKFVPDLPTVAEAGVPGFQAQQWWGVLAPAKVPAAIIDKLNAEINAILGTEDMRAQLANQGAEPVLMSPQQFSGFVRSEIERFRKLVRERNIKAG from the coding sequence ATGCAACGGTTGCCGCAACAAACCGCTTACGAGGAGGAAAACAACATGCGTTTCGTGCTGGTCGCTTCGAGTATTGCCCTGCTTTCGTGCAGCCTGCCCGCTGCCGCCCAAGACTATCCGAGCCGGCCCATAAAAGTTGTCGTTCCGGTCGCTGCGGGCGGTTCGCCCGATGTGCTTGCGCGCCTGATCGGAGAACGAATCCGGCCGCGGCTCGGGCAGCCGTTCGTGGTCGACAACCGCGCCGGCGCCGGCCAGATGATCGGCTCCGACCTCGTGGCCAAGGCCGCCCCGGACGGCTACACGATCATGCTTCCGACCGCCACCTTCACCGGCAGCGCCGCCATCCAGCCGAAGCTGCCGTTCGATCCGGTGAATGATCTCACCGGCGTGGCGATGGTCGGCGTCGGACCATTTCTGGTCATCGTGCATCCCTCGGTGCCGGTGAAAAATATCAAGGAGCTGATAGCGCTGGCGAAGAGCCGCCCCGGCCAGGTGAACTACGGTTCGGCCGGCGCCGGCAGCGTCATTCACTTCGCAGCCGAAGTGTTCGCCGCGGAAACCGGGATCGAGATCGTTCACGTGCCCTACAGGAGCGGTGCGCCGGCGGTCGCCGCAGCGGTGGCAGGAGAAGTGCCGATGGTGTTCATGAGCCTGCCTTCGGCGTGGGCGCAGGTGAAGGCCAACCGGCTGCGCGCCATCGCGGTCACGAGCCCCCAGCGCTCGAAGTTCGTGCCGGACCTCCCGACGGTCGCGGAAGCCGGCGTCCCGGGCTTCCAGGCGCAGCAGTGGTGGGGCGTGCTCGCGCCGGCGAAGGTCCCGGCGGCCATCATCGACAAGCTCAATGCCGAGATCAACGCGATCCTCGGGACCGAAGACATGCGCGCACAGCTCGCCAACCAGGGTGCGGAGCCGGTTCTGATGTCGCCGCAGCAATTCAGTGGATTCGTCCGCAGCGAGATCGAGCGGTTCAGGAAGCTCGTCCGGGAGCGCAACATCAAGGCCGGTTGA
- the ahpC gene encoding peroxiredoxin → MSYINSEIKPFTAQAYHNGKFVTVTDKDLKGKWSVVFFYPADFTFVCPTELGDLADVYAEFKKLGVEIYSVSTDTHFTHKAWHDTSDTIGRIKYPMIGDPTGVITRNFGVMIEAEGLADRGSFVIDPEGRIQIVEITAGGVGRDARELLRKVKAAQYVAAHPGEVCPAKWKEGEATLSPSLDLVGKI, encoded by the coding sequence ATGTCCTACATCAACAGCGAGATCAAGCCCTTCACGGCCCAGGCCTACCACAACGGCAAGTTCGTGACGGTGACCGACAAGGATCTGAAGGGCAAGTGGTCCGTGGTCTTCTTCTACCCGGCCGACTTCACGTTCGTCTGTCCGACCGAGCTCGGCGACCTCGCCGACGTCTACGCAGAGTTCAAGAAGCTGGGCGTCGAGATCTACTCGGTATCGACCGACACGCACTTCACGCACAAGGCGTGGCACGACACATCCGACACCATCGGCAGGATCAAGTATCCGATGATCGGCGACCCGACCGGCGTCATCACGCGCAACTTCGGCGTGATGATCGAAGCCGAGGGCCTGGCCGACCGCGGCAGCTTCGTGATCGACCCCGAGGGCCGCATCCAGATCGTCGAGATCACCGCCGGCGGCGTAGGGCGCGATGCGCGCGAGCTGTTGCGCAAGGTGAAGGCTGCCCAATACGTGGCGGCCCATCCGGGCGAAGTCTGTCCCGCCAAGTGGAAGGAAGGCGAAGCGACCCTTTCGCCCTCGCTCGACCTGGTCGGCAAGATCTGA
- a CDS encoding ribonuclease PH → MRPSGRAPTQLRPVRIVRGFTRHAEGSVLIECGETRVLCTASVEDSVPPFLKGSGRGWVTAEYGMLPRSTNTRNAREAARGKQSGRTLEIQRLIGRALRTAVDLERLGERQITIDCDVLQADGGTRTASITGGFVALHDAISLLCERRILPSMPIVDSVAAVSVGIHSGVPVLDLDYAEDSACDTDMNVVMTGSGGIVEIQGTAERAPFSHGELDEMLQLARQGIAELVAAQRAALGA, encoded by the coding sequence ATGCGACCGAGCGGCAGAGCCCCGACGCAATTGCGCCCCGTGCGCATCGTGCGTGGATTCACGCGCCATGCCGAGGGTTCGGTGTTGATCGAATGCGGTGAAACCCGGGTGCTGTGCACGGCGAGCGTGGAAGACTCGGTGCCGCCGTTTCTCAAGGGCAGCGGACGAGGTTGGGTGACGGCCGAATACGGCATGCTGCCGCGCTCGACCAACACGCGCAACGCGCGCGAAGCGGCCCGCGGCAAGCAGTCCGGCCGCACGCTCGAAATCCAGCGCCTGATCGGGCGCGCGCTGCGGACGGCCGTCGATCTCGAGCGGCTGGGCGAGCGGCAGATCACGATCGACTGCGACGTGCTGCAAGCCGACGGCGGGACGCGCACCGCATCGATCACGGGCGGATTCGTCGCGTTGCATGATGCCATCTCGTTACTGTGCGAGCGCCGGATACTGCCCTCGATGCCGATCGTCGATTCCGTTGCGGCGGTTTCCGTCGGCATTCACTCCGGCGTCCCGGTGCTCGATCTCGACTATGCGGAGGATTCGGCCTGCGATACCGACATGAACGTCGTCATGACGGGCAGCGGCGGTATCGTCGAGATCCAGGGCACCGCCGAGCGCGCGCCCTTCTCGCACGGCGAGCTGGACGAAATGCTGCAGCTCGCGCGCCAGGGGATCGCAGAGCTGGTCGCTGCCCAGCGCGCGGCGCTTGGGGCTTAG
- the ahpF gene encoding alkyl hydroperoxide reductase subunit F, which yields MLDSAIKAQLETYLQKLQRPVTLRASLDASDAAREVSELLHEICELSPLLQLHEDGKASRRPSFEVGPAGEIARVSFAGLPLGHELSSLVLALLQAGGHPPKVSAETIAQIRALPGPAAFETYISLSCHNCPDVVQALNLMAALNPAITHVMIDGARFQDEVSAREIMAVPTVYLNGEPFGQGRMTLEEIVTRLDSGAAAREATRLDAAAPYDMLVVGGGPAGAAAAIYAARKGIRTGLVAERFGGQVLDTLGIENFISVRQTEGPQLVVSLEQHVKEYDVDIVNLQRAARLIPATDLIGVELENGATLKARSVVLATGARWREMNVPGERQYRNKGVAYCPHCDGPLFKGKHVAVVGGGNSGVEAAIDLANIVRHVTLLEYDPVLRADAVLQKRLFSLPNVTVITQAATTEVSGDGAKVNGLVYTDRGSGESRRIELEGVFVQIGLLPNTEWLQGALKLTPRGEIAVDARGQTSLPGVFAAGDCTDVPFKQIVISMGAGASASLGAFEYLMRLPVAA from the coding sequence ATGCTCGACAGTGCGATCAAGGCCCAACTCGAAACCTATCTGCAGAAATTGCAGCGGCCGGTGACGCTACGTGCGTCGCTCGATGCGAGCGACGCCGCGCGGGAAGTCAGCGAGTTGCTGCACGAGATCTGCGAGCTTTCGCCGCTGCTGCAGTTGCACGAGGATGGCAAAGCCAGCCGGCGTCCCTCGTTCGAAGTCGGCCCCGCCGGGGAAATCGCGCGGGTGAGCTTTGCCGGCCTGCCGCTGGGCCACGAGCTCAGCTCGCTCGTGCTCGCGCTGCTGCAAGCGGGCGGCCACCCGCCGAAGGTTTCGGCCGAGACGATTGCGCAGATCCGCGCGCTTCCCGGTCCGGCTGCGTTCGAGACCTACATCTCGCTCTCGTGCCACAACTGCCCGGACGTGGTGCAGGCGCTCAACCTCATGGCGGCCCTCAATCCGGCCATCACTCACGTGATGATCGACGGTGCCCGCTTCCAGGACGAAGTGTCGGCGCGCGAGATCATGGCCGTGCCGACGGTGTACCTCAACGGCGAGCCGTTCGGACAGGGCCGCATGACGCTGGAAGAGATCGTCACACGGCTCGATTCGGGCGCCGCTGCGCGCGAGGCTACCCGCCTCGACGCCGCAGCGCCTTACGACATGCTGGTCGTCGGCGGTGGCCCCGCGGGCGCTGCGGCGGCCATCTATGCGGCGCGCAAAGGTATCCGCACGGGGCTGGTGGCCGAGCGCTTCGGCGGCCAGGTGCTCGATACGCTCGGCATCGAGAACTTCATCTCGGTCAGGCAGACCGAGGGACCGCAGCTCGTGGTCTCGCTGGAGCAACACGTGAAAGAGTACGACGTCGACATCGTGAACCTGCAGCGTGCCGCGCGGCTCATCCCGGCAACCGATCTGATCGGCGTCGAGCTGGAGAACGGCGCGACCTTGAAGGCACGCTCGGTGGTTCTAGCCACCGGCGCACGCTGGCGCGAGATGAACGTTCCCGGCGAGCGTCAATACCGCAACAAGGGCGTGGCCTACTGCCCGCACTGCGACGGGCCGCTCTTCAAGGGCAAGCACGTCGCCGTCGTCGGCGGCGGCAACTCGGGCGTGGAAGCCGCCATCGATCTGGCGAATATCGTCCGCCACGTCACGCTGCTCGAATACGACCCGGTGCTGCGCGCCGACGCCGTGCTGCAAAAACGGCTCTTCAGCCTGCCGAATGTCACGGTGATCACGCAGGCTGCCACCACCGAAGTGAGCGGTGATGGCGCCAAGGTGAACGGCCTCGTCTACACCGACCGCGGCTCGGGCGAGTCCAGACGCATCGAGCTCGAGGGCGTGTTCGTGCAGATCGGCCTGCTGCCGAATACCGAGTGGCTGCAAGGCGCCCTGAAGCTCACCCCGCGGGGCGAGATCGCGGTCGATGCGAGGGGACAAACCTCGCTTCCCGGCGTATTCGCGGCCGGCGATTGCACCGACGTGCCGTTCAAGCAGATCGTGATTTCGATGGGCGCGGGCGCATCGGCGTCGCTGGGCGCCTTCGAATACCTGATGCGCCTGCCCGTGGCGGCCTGA
- a CDS encoding antibiotic biosynthesis monooxygenase — protein sequence MIHVVAIITAKPGQREAILHEFRANVPNVRAEDGCIEYGPGIDAEGLGSFQTKFGPDTFVAIEKWRDAQALKAHAAAPHMAAYAAKVKDLIASRVIHVLSPAD from the coding sequence ATGATCCATGTCGTTGCCATCATCACGGCCAAGCCAGGCCAGCGCGAGGCGATCCTGCACGAGTTCCGAGCCAATGTGCCCAACGTGCGCGCGGAGGACGGCTGTATCGAGTACGGGCCCGGCATCGATGCTGAGGGGCTCGGCTCGTTCCAGACCAAGTTCGGGCCGGATACCTTCGTCGCGATCGAGAAGTGGCGCGATGCGCAGGCGTTGAAGGCGCACGCGGCGGCGCCGCACATGGCGGCGTACGCGGCCAAGGTGAAGGACCTGATCGCGAGCCGCGTGATTCACGTCTTGTCCCCGGCCGACTGA
- the trmB gene encoding tRNA (guanosine(46)-N7)-methyltransferase TrmB has product MNEQRSIRSYVLRQGRMTDAQRAAHERLLPRYGLPYSHAPLDFARVFLRSAPVVLEIGFGMGETSAEIAASTPQSDYLGVEVHAPGVGSLLRMIEARELTNLRIVQHDAAEVVEHMIAAASLSGIHIFFPDPWPKKRHHKRRLLQVSFARLLVTRLRPGGYLHVATDWQDYAEWIVDVLGQTELENSAERYAPRPAYRPLTKFERRGLALGHAVHDIVFRRPL; this is encoded by the coding sequence ATGAACGAGCAGCGTTCCATTCGAAGCTACGTGCTGCGACAGGGCAGGATGACGGATGCGCAGCGCGCGGCGCACGAACGCCTGCTCCCGCGCTACGGCTTGCCTTACAGTCACGCGCCGCTCGATTTCGCCCGCGTCTTCTTGCGCAGCGCGCCGGTCGTGCTGGAAATCGGATTCGGCATGGGAGAGACGAGCGCCGAGATCGCGGCTTCGACCCCGCAAAGCGACTATCTCGGTGTGGAAGTGCACGCCCCCGGGGTCGGCAGCCTGCTGCGCATGATCGAGGCGCGAGAGCTCACGAACCTGCGCATCGTTCAGCACGATGCCGCCGAGGTGGTGGAGCACATGATCGCGGCCGCGTCCTTGAGCGGCATCCACATCTTCTTCCCCGACCCGTGGCCGAAGAAGCGCCACCACAAGCGGCGCCTGTTGCAAGTAAGCTTCGCGCGCCTGCTGGTGACGCGGCTGCGCCCGGGCGGCTATCTCCATGTCGCCACCGATTGGCAGGACTATGCCGAGTGGATTGTGGATGTTCTCGGCCAGACCGAGCTCGAAAACAGCGCCGAGCGCTACGCACCGCGCCCGGCCTATCGTCCGTTGACCAAGTTCGAGCGCCGCGGGCTTGCGCTCGGTCACGCCGTGCACGACATCGTCTTTCGCCGTCCGCTGTAG
- a CDS encoding YicC family protein yields MIYSMTGYASAARTLARCVLSVELRSVNSRYLDVAFRLPEELRAVESQLRELIGTKVNRGKLECRASLAYLPAAQGLLDLNKDLVQRLAAAGRHVQELVPDARALQVADILRWPGVIGEPDLSLDELGSAARELVEQALAEFNGSRAREGAQLAQTVLDRAARMQVLVQQVAPKVPALVKAYGEKLTARLLEAGLNPDDDRMRQEIVLFASKIDVDEELSRLNAHIKELEHVLGRGGAVGRRLDFLMQEFNREANTLGSKSADLESTQVAVELKVLIEQMREQVQNIE; encoded by the coding sequence ATGATCTACAGCATGACCGGATACGCATCCGCGGCGCGCACGCTGGCTCGTTGCGTGCTGAGCGTGGAATTGCGCTCGGTCAACTCACGCTATCTCGACGTCGCGTTTCGCTTGCCCGAGGAGTTGCGCGCCGTTGAGTCGCAGCTGCGCGAGCTGATCGGCACGAAGGTCAACCGCGGCAAGCTGGAGTGTCGGGCAAGCCTCGCCTATCTGCCGGCGGCGCAGGGACTGCTCGATCTGAACAAAGACCTGGTGCAACGCCTGGCCGCGGCCGGCCGGCACGTGCAGGAACTGGTGCCGGACGCGCGCGCCTTGCAGGTGGCCGATATCCTGCGCTGGCCGGGGGTGATCGGCGAGCCCGATCTTTCCCTCGACGAGCTCGGCAGTGCGGCGCGCGAGCTGGTCGAGCAGGCGCTCGCCGAATTCAACGGCTCGCGCGCGCGCGAAGGCGCGCAACTCGCGCAGACGGTACTCGACCGGGCCGCGCGCATGCAGGTGCTGGTGCAACAGGTCGCGCCCAAGGTTCCGGCTCTGGTGAAGGCCTACGGCGAGAAGCTCACCGCGCGCCTGCTGGAAGCCGGCCTCAACCCCGACGACGATCGCATGCGCCAGGAGATCGTGCTGTTCGCATCCAAGATCGATGTAGACGAAGAGCTCTCACGCCTGAACGCCCATATCAAGGAACTCGAGCACGTCCTCGGTCGCGGCGGTGCGGTGGGCCGCCGTCTCGACTTTCTCATGCAGGAATTCAATCGCGAGGCGAACACGCTCGGCTCGAAGTCCGCCGACCTGGAGTCGACCCAGGTCGCGGTGGAGCTCAAGGTGCTGATCGAGCAGATGCGCGAGCAGGTGCAGAACATCGAGTAG